One Streptococcus sp. zg-86 DNA window includes the following coding sequences:
- a CDS encoding amino acid ABC transporter permease, which yields MGYIIEILPSLLNGALVSFQVFVMVLFLSLPLGALVAFLMKISFKPLFWFLNLYVLIMRGTPLLLQLIFVYYVLPSIGITFDRMPAVIITFTLNYAAYFSEIFRGGIEAIPSGQYEAAKVLKFTPVQTIRYIILPQVVKIVLPSVFNEVTTLVKDTSLIYALGVNDLLLASRTAANRDVSLAPMFIAGALYLLMIGLVTLVANRIEKKFEYYK from the coding sequence ATGGGATATATTATTGAGATTTTACCGAGCTTATTAAATGGGGCCTTGGTATCGTTTCAGGTCTTTGTCATGGTCTTATTCTTGTCTCTTCCATTGGGAGCACTTGTGGCTTTTTTGATGAAAATATCCTTTAAGCCCTTATTCTGGTTTTTGAATCTTTATGTGCTCATCATGCGGGGCACCCCCTTATTGCTCCAGTTGATTTTTGTCTACTATGTCTTGCCAAGCATTGGTATTACCTTTGATCGAATGCCTGCGGTTATCATTACCTTTACCTTAAATTACGCAGCCTATTTCTCAGAAATCTTTCGTGGAGGAATTGAAGCTATTCCATCTGGGCAGTATGAGGCTGCAAAAGTATTGAAATTTACCCCTGTTCAAACTATTCGTTATATCATTTTACCTCAGGTAGTGAAAATAGTCCTACCGAGTGTCTTTAATGAAGTGACAACCTTGGTCAAGGATACCTCTTTGATTTATGCGTTGGGAGTGAATGATTTACTCCTTGCTAGTCGAACTGCAGCCAACCGTGATGTCAGTCTGGCACCTATGTTTATTGCAGGAGCCCTCTACTTGCTGATGATTGGGCTTGTGACCCTTGTAGCCAATAGGATTGAGAAAAAATTTGAGTATTATAAATAG
- the lepB gene encoding signal peptidase I has product MAKRDFIHRIIMISLLTLGIIALRIWVFEPVTITKQMANPYLKENDLVIAVKGKEVEYGDFVLYQVDGTEYVGRIIAMEGDSVTYMDDVLYRNNEIIDESYLSKSPNHQEYYTEDVIIPKVEKMNYWILNDIRTNREDSRTLGLIATDQIIGRLTFRVSPISEFGFIDIGLTHE; this is encoded by the coding sequence ATGGCAAAAAGGGATTTTATTCATCGCATTATTATGATTAGTTTACTGACCCTAGGGATTATTGCACTGCGCATTTGGGTCTTTGAACCAGTCACCATAACGAAGCAAATGGCAAATCCGTATCTCAAGGAAAATGACCTTGTGATTGCCGTCAAGGGCAAGGAAGTCGAGTATGGAGATTTTGTTTTATATCAAGTAGATGGTACAGAGTATGTTGGTCGTATTATCGCAATGGAAGGCGATAGTGTCACCTATATGGATGATGTTTTGTACCGCAATAATGAAATTATTGACGAAAGCTACCTCAGCAAGTCTCCCAATCATCAAGAATATTACACAGAAGATGTGATTATTCCCAAGGTTGAAAAGATGAATTACTGGATTTTAAATGACATCCGAACCAATCGCGAAGATAGTCGGACACTTGGCTTGATTGCTACAGATCAAATTATTGGGCGTTTGACCTTCCGAGTCAGCCCCATTAGTGAATTTGGCTTTATCGATATTGGACTAACTCATGAGTAG
- a CDS encoding amino acid ABC transporter substrate-binding protein, translating into MNVKSIVIGAVTMVASLVLVACGAGDSTAKRDNWSSYEESKKITIGFDKTFVPMGFEEKTGQYTGFDIELATAVFNKYGIAIEWQPIDWDLKETELNNGNIDLIWNGYSATDERREKVLFTDDYMANLQVLVTKKSSKIETSADMKDKVLGAQAGSSGYAVFEAQPAILKDLVKNNEATQYATFNEALIDLKNDRIDGLLIDRVYANYYLQQEGLIKDYNIIDAGFEKEAFAVGARKADTTLVDKINAALTELYADGSFQKISDKWFGEDVAADVIKKK; encoded by the coding sequence ATGAACGTAAAATCAATCGTAATCGGTGCAGTAACAATGGTTGCAAGTCTTGTACTTGTAGCATGTGGAGCTGGAGATTCAACTGCAAAGAGAGACAACTGGTCTAGTTATGAAGAAAGTAAGAAAATCACGATAGGCTTTGACAAAACATTTGTGCCAATGGGGTTTGAAGAAAAAACTGGTCAATACACAGGATTTGATATTGAATTAGCGACAGCTGTTTTTAATAAATACGGCATCGCGATTGAATGGCAGCCGATCGACTGGGACTTGAAAGAAACAGAGTTAAATAATGGCAATATTGATTTGATTTGGAATGGCTATTCTGCAACCGATGAACGCCGTGAAAAAGTCTTATTTACAGATGATTACATGGCCAATCTCCAAGTATTGGTGACCAAGAAATCATCCAAGATTGAAACTAGTGCGGATATGAAAGATAAGGTGCTTGGTGCACAGGCTGGTTCATCAGGTTACGCAGTTTTTGAAGCGCAACCAGCAATCTTAAAAGATCTTGTTAAAAATAATGAGGCAACCCAGTACGCAACCTTTAATGAAGCTTTGATTGATTTGAAAAATGATCGGATTGATGGACTCTTGATTGACCGTGTTTATGCGAATTATTACTTGCAGCAAGAAGGTCTGATTAAGGACTACAATATTATCGATGCTGGTTTTGAGAAAGAAGCCTTTGCAGTCGGTGCCCGTAAGGCTGATACAACCTTGGTGGACAAAATCAATGCAGCCTTGACAGAATTGTATGCAGACGGCAGTTTCCAAAAAATCTCTGACAAATGGTTTGGAGAAGATGTTGCAGCAGATGTCATCAAAAAGAAATAA
- a CDS encoding MFS transporter translates to MKNTVMMRFSLVVISIFLMSHLAIAPAIPKLYEYYHAQNAGIGLASVESLVTVPAMMITITVLLSNLVVSWLGTKKTVLLGLGLIGLFGALPTFLTSFPLIVLCRLLLGVGIGLYNSLSISLISEFYQGDLRAQMIGLRTAFLNIGKALTTFIAGYVLLVGVHYTFLVYLLAFPVLILFYLSVPEPSHSQTRVKESLVWNQKVGLIVALTFLVGISYIGATIKIPSLLVTKYGFSTTSSSQLLTILALSGIVTGCFFGPILKSLGNATLFVVLISMGLGNFLFTLPVHFPLFVLASILVGMSFVGIMSFNFYYISKQFPQEQVHFVTSLAITGGNIGVVLTPILLTKLLEKFQIETFITPFYMSSSLMLLACLLAYVLVGLKK, encoded by the coding sequence ATGAAAAATACTGTCATGATGCGATTTTCACTAGTGGTGATTTCCATTTTTTTAATGTCTCATTTGGCTATTGCTCCAGCCATTCCAAAGCTATACGAATACTATCATGCACAGAATGCGGGTATTGGTCTTGCTTCGGTGGAGAGTTTAGTAACAGTCCCAGCTATGATGATTACGATTACGGTCTTGCTCAGTAATTTAGTAGTTTCTTGGTTAGGGACGAAGAAGACCGTTTTGTTGGGGCTAGGCTTGATTGGTCTATTTGGTGCCTTACCGACCTTTTTAACCTCCTTTCCCCTTATTGTTTTATGTCGCTTATTGCTAGGAGTAGGAATTGGGCTCTATAATTCGCTATCGATTAGCTTGATTAGTGAATTTTACCAAGGAGATTTGCGAGCTCAGATGATTGGTCTGCGAACCGCCTTTTTAAATATTGGTAAGGCCTTGACAACCTTTATAGCAGGCTATGTTTTATTAGTGGGAGTCCATTATACATTTTTAGTGTACTTGCTTGCTTTCCCTGTTCTAATCCTTTTTTATCTTTCTGTTCCTGAGCCTAGTCATTCTCAAACAAGGGTCAAAGAATCTCTCGTATGGAATCAGAAGGTAGGCTTGATTGTAGCTTTGACCTTCCTCGTTGGAATCAGCTATATTGGGGCAACGATTAAAATTCCAAGTTTACTAGTAACCAAATATGGTTTTTCAACGACCTCATCGAGTCAGCTGCTGACTATTTTAGCCCTTAGTGGTATTGTGACAGGTTGTTTCTTTGGGCCAATTCTAAAAAGTTTGGGCAATGCCACCCTTTTTGTTGTGTTGATTTCCATGGGCTTGGGTAATTTTCTCTTTACACTACCTGTTCATTTCCCTCTGTTTGTCCTTGCTAGTATCTTAGTAGGGATGAGTTTTGTTGGTATTATGTCCTTTAATTTTTATTATATTTCTAAGCAATTTCCGCAAGAGCAAGTCCATTTTGTAACGAGTTTAGCCATTACGGGTGGCAATATTGGGGTGGTTCTGACGCCAATTTTACTGACCAAGTTGTTGGAAAAATTCCAGATTGAGACCTTTATTACTCCATTTTATATGAGTAGTAGCTTGATGCTGCTTGCCTGCTTGCTAGCATATGTATTGGTTGGACTCAAGAAATAA
- a CDS encoding DUF459 domain-containing protein, with amino-acid sequence MSDIMYPEVMTIGNGAIKVATVGDSLTYGYGLENRERDAYPSILAEKLGHHYQVLNFGLSGRSLQSTSDYPYLQEKNAQLSFESEADIVIIMIGSNDSRGPYWNKERFIREYGEMVDRYVQMPSQPDVYLMVPPYVPTSRFGLNNDIVRTELQEIIPRIAKEKGLEWVNFYPLTEGHLEYYSDGLHLTPLGNQFVAETVYAAIMGASPK; translated from the coding sequence ATGTCAGATATAATGTACCCAGAAGTCATGACAATTGGAAATGGGGCAATCAAGGTTGCTACTGTTGGTGATAGTTTGACCTATGGTTATGGATTGGAAAATCGAGAAAGAGATGCCTACCCCAGTATTTTAGCTGAAAAATTAGGACACCATTATCAGGTCTTAAACTTTGGCTTGAGTGGCAGATCCCTACAATCAACCTCAGATTATCCCTATTTACAGGAGAAAAATGCCCAATTGTCATTTGAAAGTGAAGCAGATATTGTTATCATCATGATTGGAAGCAATGATAGCAGAGGCCCCTATTGGAATAAGGAACGGTTTATTAGGGAGTACGGCGAGATGGTCGATCGGTATGTACAGATGCCCAGTCAGCCAGATGTGTATCTGATGGTTCCACCTTATGTGCCAACCAGTCGATTTGGTCTGAACAATGACATTGTACGAACAGAATTACAGGAGATCATCCCTCGAATTGCGAAGGAGAAAGGCCTAGAATGGGTCAACTTTTATCCACTAACAGAAGGACACTTAGAGTATTATAGTGATGGTCTGCATCTGACTCCTCTTGGAAATCAGTTTGTTGCAGAGACAGTCTATGCTGCAATCATGGGAGCAAGTCCCAAGTAA
- a CDS encoding NAD(P)/FAD-dependent oxidoreductase: MKQKKIIIIGGGIVGSTAAFYLSQNPHLQITLIDEGKGNATRAAAGIICPWLSQRRNQAWYQLVDKGAAFYLDLMQDLQEAGLEQLPYKQTGTLVFKKKDSLLEKLAKLAQERRIQSPMIGELDVLKGRDLAQSIPPLETEQGAVFTRGGGRVDGGQLLDQLQKLVEQQGGLIIKGQAQLLSNKQVSVGTQLYPYDEIILATGAWLPQALQPLGYTVDIVPQKGQLLEVQTAFNTDTWPGCMLHGEIDILPFEGGKLVIGATHENNQGFDLTVDEEKIQQMKEMATSFIPDLERYQVSHTRVGTRAYTSDFLPFYGRLSDQPSILVASGLGSSGLTCGPFIGWQLAQSILGRTHDFDATPYSPAAYITIKQND, translated from the coding sequence ATGAAACAAAAGAAGATTATCATTATCGGTGGGGGAATTGTCGGCTCTACTGCTGCCTTTTATCTCTCCCAAAACCCACATTTACAAATCACCCTAATTGACGAGGGAAAAGGAAATGCTACAAGAGCGGCTGCTGGTATTATCTGTCCCTGGCTTTCTCAGCGGCGCAACCAAGCTTGGTATCAATTGGTTGATAAGGGGGCGGCCTTTTATTTGGATTTGATGCAGGATTTACAGGAAGCAGGCCTCGAACAGCTCCCCTACAAACAAACAGGGACTCTCGTGTTTAAAAAAAAGGATTCCCTGCTTGAAAAATTAGCAAAGCTAGCTCAAGAAAGACGAATCCAGTCTCCTATGATTGGAGAACTTGACGTTCTAAAAGGACGCGATTTAGCCCAATCTATCCCTCCTCTTGAGACAGAGCAAGGCGCTGTTTTTACTCGTGGTGGAGGACGGGTAGACGGTGGACAGCTCCTTGACCAATTGCAGAAACTAGTTGAACAGCAAGGCGGTCTTATTATCAAGGGACAGGCGCAGCTCCTGTCTAATAAGCAGGTCAGCGTAGGCACACAATTGTATCCTTATGATGAAATAATTTTAGCAACAGGCGCTTGGTTGCCACAAGCCCTGCAGCCTTTAGGTTATACGGTTGATATTGTCCCGCAAAAAGGACAATTGCTCGAAGTTCAAACTGCTTTTAACACAGATACTTGGCCTGGCTGCATGCTCCATGGGGAAATTGACATTCTGCCATTTGAAGGAGGAAAACTCGTTATCGGAGCCACCCATGAAAATAATCAAGGCTTTGATTTAACCGTTGACGAGGAAAAAATTCAACAAATGAAGGAAATGGCTACTTCCTTTATCCCAGATTTAGAGCGGTACCAAGTTAGCCATACGCGCGTCGGTACGCGAGCCTATACCTCGGACTTTCTACCTTTCTACGGACGACTATCCGATCAACCGTCTATTTTAGTAGCAAGTGGTCTAGGATCTTCTGGTCTCACCTGCGGTCCCTTTATCGGTTGGCAGTTAGCCCAGTCTATCCTCGGGCGTACACATGACTTTGATGCTACCCCCTATTCACCAGCTGCCTATATCACCATCAAACAGAATGATTAA
- a CDS encoding amino acid ABC transporter ATP-binding protein, with translation MLELRNLSKRFDHKQIFSNYDLIIPEGKIVAIVGQSGGGKTTLLRMLAGLESIDSGQLIYNGKELPLEELEKRHLLGFVFQDFQLFPHLSVLENLILSPIKTQNISRTAAESKARQLLETLGLAGHADAYPYSLSGGQKQRVALARAMMIDPEIIGYDEPTSALDPELRKEVENLILENRRTGITQIVVTHDMQFAENIADEIIKIEPKH, from the coding sequence ATGTTAGAATTACGCAATCTTTCCAAACGATTTGATCATAAGCAGATTTTTTCCAACTATGACCTCATAATTCCTGAAGGGAAAATTGTTGCTATTGTTGGTCAATCAGGCGGTGGAAAAACCACCTTGCTTCGGATGTTGGCAGGTCTTGAGAGTATTGATTCTGGTCAGTTGATTTATAATGGAAAAGAACTGCCGTTAGAGGAGCTAGAAAAACGACATCTGCTGGGCTTTGTTTTCCAAGATTTTCAGTTGTTCCCGCACTTATCGGTGTTGGAAAATCTAATCTTGTCGCCCATCAAAACGCAGAATATTTCTCGTACAGCGGCTGAAAGCAAAGCCCGTCAATTACTTGAAACTCTTGGTTTAGCTGGTCATGCAGATGCCTATCCCTATTCCTTATCAGGTGGGCAGAAACAGCGTGTTGCCTTGGCACGTGCTATGATGATTGACCCTGAAATTATTGGTTATGATGAACCAACCTCAGCCCTAGACCCTGAGTTACGAAAAGAAGTGGAGAATCTCATTCTTGAAAATCGCAGGACTGGTATTACGCAAATTGTCGTAACACACGATATGCAATTCGCTGAGAATATTGCCGATGAGATTATCAAGATTGAGCCCAAACATTAG
- a CDS encoding PTS mannitol transporter subunit IICBA produces MENSSLKVRIQKLGTTLSNMVMPNIGAFIAWGVLTSLFIETGWLPNETFATIVGPMIKYLLPLLIGYTGGYNVYGQRGGVVGSILTMGVIAGSEVPMFIGAMLVGPFGAWVIKKFDQAFQEKIRPGFEMLVNNFSAGLIGFALMLISFKVVGPFVASMTTAIGDGVQTIVDMKLLPLANIIIEPAKVLFLNNALNHGIFTPLGTEQVLKVGKSVLFLLEANPGPGLGILLAYAFFGKGSAKSSSWGAMLIHFVGGIHEIYFPYVMMKPALFLAAIAGGVSGTFTFQLLNAGLVGASSPGSIIAITGLVPKEGNYFANLLAVWGGVFAGALASFLVASIILKADKSEGDSLESAQAATKAAKAVAKGQVQTPVSTAITTDNVHQIIFACDAGMGSSAMGASLLRDKVKKAGLTIPVTNKAISNLQDTDHTLIITQEELADRAAQRTPRAIHVAVDNFLTSSKYDEIIAQLTNQTDATAAKQVETKVADKAQDVTDVEEVIFAYGQAQGSATMGQATLSAVFKNKGISIPVVSLSYEALSSYSTTKSLVITTPTEQAKVAERAPHARLLVVDSLVTTPEYNQLAARLQK; encoded by the coding sequence ATGGAAAATTCTTCATTAAAAGTTCGGATCCAAAAATTAGGAACGACTTTATCAAATATGGTTATGCCAAATATCGGGGCATTTATTGCATGGGGTGTCTTGACATCTCTTTTTATCGAGACAGGTTGGTTGCCAAATGAAACTTTTGCAACGATCGTTGGTCCGATGATTAAATATTTGTTGCCGCTCTTGATTGGTTACACAGGTGGTTACAATGTTTACGGTCAACGTGGTGGTGTGGTCGGTTCCATTTTGACCATGGGGGTCATTGCCGGTTCAGAAGTACCAATGTTTATCGGTGCGATGCTGGTTGGTCCATTTGGAGCTTGGGTGATTAAGAAGTTTGACCAAGCCTTTCAAGAAAAAATTCGTCCTGGATTTGAGATGTTGGTCAACAACTTCTCAGCAGGTCTAATCGGATTTGCTCTGATGTTAATCAGCTTTAAGGTAGTTGGTCCTTTTGTAGCAAGTATGACGACAGCTATTGGAGATGGAGTTCAGACGATTGTTGATATGAAACTCTTACCATTAGCGAATATCATTATCGAGCCTGCTAAAGTTTTGTTCTTAAACAATGCGCTTAACCATGGTATCTTTACACCGCTTGGAACAGAGCAAGTATTGAAAGTTGGAAAATCAGTTCTCTTCCTCTTGGAAGCAAACCCTGGTCCTGGTTTGGGTATCTTGCTGGCCTATGCTTTCTTTGGCAAAGGATCTGCTAAATCGTCTTCATGGGGAGCAATGTTGATTCACTTTGTTGGGGGGATCCATGAAATCTACTTCCCATACGTGATGATGAAACCAGCTCTCTTCCTTGCAGCGATTGCTGGTGGGGTGTCTGGTACATTTACCTTCCAATTGTTGAATGCAGGTCTTGTTGGTGCATCTTCACCAGGTTCAATTATTGCTATCACTGGTCTTGTACCAAAAGAAGGAAATTACTTTGCAAACCTCTTGGCTGTTTGGGGCGGTGTCTTTGCAGGAGCTCTAGCATCCTTCCTAGTAGCCTCTATCATCTTGAAAGCAGACAAGTCAGAAGGTGATTCGCTAGAATCAGCGCAAGCTGCAACAAAAGCTGCAAAAGCTGTAGCAAAAGGTCAAGTCCAAACTCCGGTTTCAACAGCTATTACAACAGATAACGTACACCAAATCATCTTTGCTTGTGATGCCGGAATGGGAAGTTCAGCAATGGGTGCTTCGTTACTCCGTGATAAGGTGAAAAAAGCTGGTTTGACTATTCCTGTTACCAATAAGGCGATTTCTAATCTACAAGATACAGATCATACGCTGATTATTACACAAGAAGAATTGGCAGATCGTGCAGCTCAACGTACACCACGTGCGATTCACGTAGCGGTTGATAATTTCCTTACCTCATCAAAATACGACGAGATTATTGCTCAATTGACCAATCAAACAGATGCGACTGCAGCAAAGCAAGTAGAAACGAAAGTAGCAGATAAGGCTCAAGATGTAACAGATGTAGAGGAAGTCATCTTTGCTTATGGGCAAGCCCAAGGTTCGGCAACAATGGGTCAAGCAACTTTGAGTGCAGTCTTCAAAAACAAGGGAATTAGTATTCCGGTGGTAAGTCTATCATATGAAGCTTTGTCAAGCTATTCGACTACCAAGAGCTTGGTGATTACGACACCTACTGAACAAGCAAAGGTAGCAGAACGAGCACCACATGCACGTTTATTGGTAGTGGATAGCTTGGTTACTACGCCAGAATACAATCAATTGGCAGCACGTTTACAAAAATAA
- a CDS encoding zinc-binding dehydrogenase, with protein sequence MKTAIFEKAGSMIIGEVDKPQIQENDDVIIKIIRACVCGSDLWSYSHGDDKAAHSINSGHEALGIVEEVGSEITTVKPGDFVIVPFTHGCGHCDACRAGFDGTCDNHPAPTNWGGGFQSEYLRFHYGNWALIKVPGQPSDYSEGMLKSLLTLADVMPTGYHAARVANVQRGDKVVVIGDGAVGQCAVIAAKMMGASQIVLMSRHADRQAMALESGATAVVAERGEEGIAKVREILGGGADAALECVGTEAAIEQALGVLHNGGRVGFVGVPHYNSRPLGSTFAQNILVAGGSASVTTYNKQILLKAVLDGDINPGRVFTQTYALDDVNQAYKDMADRKVIKSMLIVD encoded by the coding sequence ATGAAAACAGCAATTTTTGAAAAGGCTGGGTCGATGATTATCGGTGAGGTTGATAAACCACAGATTCAAGAAAATGATGATGTGATTATCAAGATTATACGTGCTTGTGTATGTGGGTCAGATCTTTGGTCTTATTCACACGGTGATGATAAGGCAGCGCATTCAATCAATTCAGGACATGAGGCGTTGGGAATTGTAGAAGAGGTTGGAAGTGAAATTACCACGGTCAAACCAGGTGATTTTGTTATCGTACCGTTTACGCATGGTTGTGGTCATTGTGATGCTTGTCGTGCAGGATTTGATGGGACTTGTGATAATCACCCTGCGCCGACTAACTGGGGTGGTGGTTTCCAGTCTGAATACCTCCGTTTCCACTATGGAAATTGGGCTTTGATCAAGGTACCAGGCCAGCCCTCTGATTATTCAGAAGGTATGCTCAAATCTCTCTTGACTTTAGCAGATGTGATGCCGACAGGTTACCATGCAGCTCGTGTGGCAAATGTCCAGCGGGGAGACAAGGTCGTGGTCATTGGAGATGGAGCAGTTGGGCAATGTGCGGTTATCGCAGCGAAGATGATGGGGGCTTCTCAGATTGTCTTGATGAGTCGTCATGCTGATCGGCAAGCCATGGCCTTAGAATCTGGTGCGACAGCTGTAGTAGCAGAGCGTGGTGAGGAAGGCATTGCTAAAGTTCGTGAGATTTTAGGTGGTGGAGCAGATGCTGCGCTGGAATGTGTAGGGACGGAAGCAGCCATTGAACAAGCTCTTGGTGTTCTCCATAATGGTGGACGTGTTGGTTTTGTTGGGGTACCGCATTATAATAGTCGACCGCTCGGCTCAACCTTTGCCCAAAATATTTTGGTAGCAGGAGGTTCAGCTTCAGTGACGACTTACAATAAGCAAATCTTGTTGAAAGCCGTTTTGGACGGAGACATCAACCCAGGTCGTGTTTTTACGCAGACCTATGCCCTTGATGACGTTAACCAAGCCTATAAAGACATGGCAGACCGCAAGGTCATCAAATCGATGTTGATTGTGGACTAA
- the glmS gene encoding glutamine--fructose-6-phosphate transaminase (isomerizing) — translation MCGIVGVVGNTNATDILIQGLEKLEYRGYDSAGIFVTGGARGHLVKSVGRIADLSAKVGDAVEGTIGIGHTRWATHGKPTEDNAHPHTSQTGRFVLVHNGVIENYLEMKDTYLAGHDFKGQTDTEIAVHLIGKFVEEDNLSVLEAFKKSLHIIQGSYAFALIDAVNPDTIYVAKNKSPLLIGLGEGYNMVCSDAMAMIRETSEYMEIHDKELVIVTKESVEVTDYDGNPIKRNSYTAELDLSDIGKGTYPFYMLKEIDEQPTVMRKLISAYSDAEGQMTVDSEIVKAVQEADRIYILAAGTSYNAGYASKNMIEALTDTPVELGVASEWGYHMPLLSKKPLFILLTQSGETADSRQVLVKANEMGIPSLTITNVPGSTLSREATYTMLLHAGPEIAVASTKAYTAQIAALAFLSKAVGEANGKKEAHEFDLVHELSLVAQSIEATLSEKDMIAEKVENLLATTRNAFYIGRGNDYYVTIEAALKLKEISYIQCEGFAAGELKHGTISLIEDGTPVVALISASEKVAAHTRGNIAEVVSRGAHILTVVEEGLEREDDDIVVNKVHPFLSSISMVIPTQLIAYYASLQRGLDVDKPRNLAKAVTVE, via the coding sequence ATGTGTGGAATCGTTGGAGTTGTTGGAAATACAAATGCAACTGATATTTTAATTCAAGGACTTGAAAAATTAGAATACCGTGGTTATGACTCAGCAGGTATTTTTGTCACAGGTGGTGCAAGAGGACACTTGGTCAAATCTGTCGGTCGAATTGCAGATTTGTCTGCAAAGGTTGGAGATGCTGTGGAAGGGACAATCGGAATTGGTCATACACGCTGGGCAACGCATGGTAAGCCAACAGAAGATAATGCTCATCCCCATACCTCTCAGACCGGTCGCTTTGTCCTTGTTCACAATGGGGTGATTGAGAATTATCTTGAAATGAAGGATACCTACCTAGCAGGTCATGATTTCAAGGGGCAGACAGATACGGAAATCGCGGTTCATTTGATTGGAAAATTTGTCGAAGAAGACAACTTGTCGGTATTAGAAGCCTTTAAAAAATCTCTACATATTATCCAAGGTTCTTATGCCTTTGCCTTGATTGATGCTGTAAATCCAGATACGATTTATGTCGCAAAGAACAAATCACCACTTTTGATTGGTCTTGGTGAGGGATACAATATGGTCTGTTCTGATGCCATGGCTATGATTCGTGAGACTAGTGAGTACATGGAAATTCACGATAAAGAATTGGTCATCGTTACAAAAGAAAGTGTAGAAGTGACGGACTATGACGGTAATCCAATCAAACGTAACAGCTATACAGCAGAGCTTGACCTCTCAGACATCGGAAAAGGCACTTATCCGTTCTATATGTTGAAAGAAATTGACGAGCAACCAACTGTCATGCGTAAGTTGATTAGTGCTTACTCAGATGCAGAAGGTCAAATGACCGTAGATTCTGAAATTGTCAAAGCGGTTCAGGAAGCAGACCGTATCTACATCCTTGCTGCAGGAACTTCTTACAATGCAGGCTATGCTTCAAAGAATATGATTGAGGCACTGACGGATACACCAGTTGAATTGGGTGTGGCTTCTGAATGGGGCTACCATATGCCTCTCTTGAGCAAGAAACCGCTCTTTATCTTATTAACCCAGTCTGGGGAAACCGCTGACAGCCGTCAGGTATTGGTCAAGGCGAACGAAATGGGCATTCCAAGCTTGACGATTACCAATGTACCAGGATCGACCCTTTCTCGTGAAGCAACTTATACGATGCTGTTGCATGCAGGTCCTGAAATTGCAGTAGCCTCTACCAAAGCCTATACTGCACAAATCGCTGCTCTTGCCTTTTTATCAAAAGCAGTCGGAGAAGCAAATGGCAAGAAAGAAGCACATGAGTTTGATTTAGTACATGAATTGTCCCTTGTTGCCCAATCAATTGAAGCAACCTTGTCTGAAAAAGATATGATTGCTGAAAAAGTAGAGAATCTACTTGCAACAACACGTAATGCCTTTTATATCGGACGAGGCAATGACTACTATGTAACGATTGAAGCTGCTCTTAAATTAAAAGAAATTTCATATATCCAGTGTGAGGGATTTGCAGCTGGTGAATTAAAGCATGGTACTATTTCACTGATTGAAGACGGTACACCAGTAGTTGCCTTGATTTCTGCAAGTGAGAAAGTTGCAGCGCATACGCGTGGAAATATCGCAGAAGTCGTTTCTCGTGGAGCGCATATCTTGACGGTTGTTGAGGAAGGCTTAGAAAGAGAAGATGATGATATCGTTGTGAACAAGGTCCATCCATTCTTGTCTAGCATTTCGATGGTGATTCCAACTCAATTGATTGCCTATTACGCTTCTCTCCAACGTGGATTAGATGTTGATAAACCACGTAATTTGGCTAAAGCCGTTACGGTTGAATAA